One part of the Streptomyces lydicus genome encodes these proteins:
- a CDS encoding glycogen debranching N-terminal domain-containing protein — MALPALAVSPASGQLTGDGLDGFYRDGRRILSHCALRVAGSEPVIVQGRLTGPGRARFLGTIRRSGERGPDPEIRMERLRYADGTEEITFRSSAARPVRLPVEIRLGTDLAELGAVAVGLPGPELRATVHGSGLRWSGPGVHAVVSATPPPQDALASAGLLRWELELPPGGRRTIELRAALERAPQVPGGGPSTGPGRSGSARIPGPRSGMFAPRTRGDRPPRPWADARLECDDHRADTLMTAGLNDLYGLVTRDPAAPTDVYVAGGFPWRCGLAPAEALWAARMLLPLGTRLAAGTLRALARSQHTTPGADFGRLPGALRDASPHAPPSCTGIEATLLFPTVLAEARRWGLPEQEVERLLPAAERCLRWLRIAGDPQGRGGGRAGYVPDPAPGGPYRCETQAHAHRAALLGADLLEAYGSSDAVVLREWAAELRARFRTDFWIEDRSGGRPAALLTADGRPVSPLGSTAAHLLDPGLLGGGTLADGLLDAAQTDQLARLLGGPAMDSGWGLRALGAKESSYNPFGHRSGAVRVHETAVAAAGLAAAGHERTAGALTKGVLDAAESFGYRLPEMYAGEQRTEDGAPVPHPAACRPAAVAAAGAVHLLVALTGLRPDVPAGTVSLRPLGTAPLGAIQLTGLSVAEQPFALRVSRLGMGMVEAAAEGLQLGA, encoded by the coding sequence GCTTCCTCGGCACGATCCGCAGGAGCGGGGAGCGCGGCCCCGACCCGGAGATCCGCATGGAGCGCCTGCGGTACGCCGACGGCACCGAGGAGATCACCTTCCGCAGCAGCGCCGCGCGGCCCGTGCGGCTCCCGGTCGAGATCAGACTCGGCACGGATCTGGCCGAGCTCGGGGCCGTTGCCGTGGGCCTTCCCGGCCCCGAGCTGCGGGCCACCGTGCACGGCTCCGGGCTGCGCTGGTCCGGACCGGGGGTACACGCCGTGGTCTCCGCGACGCCCCCACCGCAGGACGCCCTGGCCTCGGCCGGGTTGCTGCGCTGGGAACTGGAACTGCCGCCCGGCGGACGGCGCACGATCGAACTGCGCGCCGCACTGGAACGCGCCCCCCAAGTCCCGGGCGGCGGCCCCTCCACCGGGCCCGGACGGTCCGGGAGCGCGCGCATCCCCGGGCCGCGCAGCGGGATGTTCGCGCCGCGGACCCGCGGCGACCGGCCCCCGCGCCCCTGGGCGGACGCCCGGCTGGAATGTGACGACCACCGGGCCGACACCCTCATGACGGCCGGTCTCAACGATCTCTACGGCCTCGTCACGCGTGACCCGGCCGCGCCCACGGACGTCTACGTCGCGGGCGGCTTCCCGTGGCGTTGCGGCCTCGCACCGGCCGAGGCACTCTGGGCCGCCCGGATGCTGCTGCCGCTCGGCACGCGGCTCGCCGCGGGCACCCTGCGCGCGCTCGCCCGGAGCCAACACACCACGCCGGGAGCAGATTTCGGCCGTCTTCCCGGCGCGCTCCGGGACGCCAGCCCGCACGCCCCGCCGAGCTGCACCGGCATCGAGGCGACGCTGCTGTTCCCCACCGTCCTTGCCGAGGCGCGCCGTTGGGGGCTCCCGGAGCAGGAGGTCGAGCGGCTGCTGCCCGCCGCCGAGCGCTGCCTGAGATGGCTGCGGATCGCCGGCGACCCCCAGGGACGGGGCGGCGGCCGCGCCGGCTACGTACCCGACCCCGCGCCCGGCGGGCCGTACCGCTGCGAGACCCAGGCCCACGCCCATCGCGCCGCACTCCTGGGCGCGGACCTCCTGGAGGCGTACGGATCGTCCGACGCGGTGGTCCTGCGGGAATGGGCCGCGGAGCTGCGCGCACGGTTCCGTACGGACTTCTGGATCGAGGATCGCTCGGGCGGCCGGCCGGCCGCCCTGCTCACCGCCGACGGGCGACCGGTTTCCCCGCTCGGATCCACCGCGGCCCATCTGCTGGACCCCGGTCTGCTCGGCGGCGGCACCCTCGCCGACGGTCTGCTGGACGCGGCACAGACCGACCAGCTCGCCAGGCTGCTGGGCGGCCCGGCGATGGACTCCGGGTGGGGACTGCGGGCGCTGGGCGCCAAGGAGAGCAGTTACAACCCCTTCGGCCACCGCAGCGGCGCGGTCCGCGTCCACGAGACGGCCGTCGCCGCCGCCGGGCTGGCCGCGGCCGGCCACGAGCGGACGGCCGGCGCGCTGACGAAGGGTGTTCTCGACGCCGCGGAGAGCTTCGGGTACCGCCTCCCCGAGATGTACGCGGGGGAGCAGCGCACCGAGGACGGAGCCCCCGTTCCGCACCCGGCGGCCTGCCGCCCGGCGGCGGTGGCGGCGGCCGGCGCGGTGCACCTCCTCGTCGCACTCACGGGTCTGCGTCCCGACGTCCCCGCCGGGACGGTGTCCCTGCGGCCGCTCGGCACGGCCCCGCTCGGCGCGATACAGCTCACCGGCCTGAGCGTCGCGGAGCAGCCGTTCGCCCTGCGGGTCAGCCGACTCGGCATGGGCATGGTCGAGGCGGCGGCGGAAGGTCTGCAACTGGGGGCGTGA